In one window of Musa acuminata AAA Group cultivar baxijiao chromosome BXJ3-2, Cavendish_Baxijiao_AAA, whole genome shotgun sequence DNA:
- the LOC103968722 gene encoding uncharacterized protein LOC103968722, producing MRDEGGGGSGKHNVPSDAKPVAPNNTKPLSVWGVLGGDGDHHHNAKPLPRPWASRDCKSFFTLHRLGFLLFLLSVSLLYFLHTYNLLFSPLPSCPVSSTAVLHLSSANFTTSIGNGSSADVGRSSPSTPVPIAAPRSPSSAAAASPAATGLQHIVFGIAASAKLWEKRKAYIKVWWRPRRMRGFVWLDKPVKELKATDPGLPLLKISGDTSRFPYTHRKGDRSAIRISRIVSETFRLRLPNVRWFVMGDDDTVFFPDNLACILSRFDHRQPYYIGSHSESHLQNIYFSYNMAYGGGGFAISAPLAAALARVQDKCLYRYPALYGSDDRIQACMAELGVPLTRHPGFHQYDVYGDLLGLLAAHPVAPLVSLHHLDVVQPLFPGAGSRAAAIRRLFDGPVRLDSGGVMQQSICYERRQLWTVSVAWGFAVTVVRGVMSPREMETPARTFLNWYPRADYTAYAFNTRPVARNPCQKPFVYYLASARYDNARQTTVTEYKRHRETHPLCKWRMADPSALVDRIVVHKKPDPGLWDRAPRRNCCRVLSSPKDAKKRDRSMVIDVGTCQEDEISGIN from the exons ATGAGGGACGAAGGAGGTGGCGGTAGTGGAAAACATAATGTGCCCTCCGATGCCAAACCCGTCGCCCCCAACAACACCAAGCCCCTTTCCGTGTGGGGCGTTCTCGGCGGCGACGGCGACCACCACCACAATGCGAAGCCCTTGCCGCGTCCGTGGGCCTCCAGGGACTGTAAATCATTCTTTACGTTACACCGGCTCggctttctcctcttcctcctctctgttTCGCTGCTCTACTTCCTCCATACCTACAACCTCCTCTTCTCCCCCTTGCCTTCCTGCCCCGTCTCCTCCACTGCCGTCCTCCACCTCTCCTCCGCCAACTTTACCACCAGCATTGGCAACGGTAGCAGCGCCGACGTAGGCAGATCGTCGCCGTCCACGCCGGTGCCGATAGCCGCCCCGCGTTCCCCCTCCTCTGCTGCTGCCGCCTCCCCCGCCGCTACAGGgctgcagcacattgtctttggcATCGCGGCCTCCGCCAAACTCTGGGAGAAGCGCAAGGCCTACATCAAGGTCTGGTGGCGGCCGCGCCGGATGCGCGGCTTTGTCTGGCTTGATAAGCCCGTCAAGGAGCTGAAGGCTACGGATCCCGGCCTCCCCCTCCTCAAGATCTCCGGCGACACCTCCCGGTTCCCCTACACCCATCGGAAGGGGGATCGCTCGGCCATCCGCATCTCCCGTATCGTCTCCGAGACGTTCCGTTTACGCCTCCCCAATGTTCGGTGGTTCGTCATGGGGGACGATGACACCGTCTTTTTCCCTGACAACCTCGCTTGCATCCTCTCCCGTTTCGACCACCGTCAACCCTACTACATCGGCTCTCATTCCGAGTCCCACCTCCAGAATATTTACTTCTCCTACAACATGGCCTACGGCGGCGGCGGGTTCGCCATCAGTGCCCCCCTCGCCGCCGCCCTCGCCAGAGTTCAGGACAAGTGCCTCTACCGCTACCCGGCCCTCTACGGCAGCGACGACCGGATCCAGGCCTGCATGGCTGAGCTCGGCGTCCCCCTCACCCGCCACCCCGGCTTCCACCAGTACGACGTCTACGGCGACCTCCTCGGTCTCCTCGCCGCTCATCCCGTCGCCCCGCTCGTCTCCCTCCACCATCTCGATGTCGTCCAGCCACTCTTCCCCGGCGCCGGTTCACGGGCAGCCGCCATCCGCCGCCTCTTCGACGGCCCCGTCCGCCTCGACTCCGGGGGAGTGATGCAGCAATCCATCTGCTACGAGCGGCGGCAGCTGTGGACGGTGTCCGTCGCCTGGGGCTTCGCCGTGACGGTGGTGCGCGGGGTGATGTCGCCGCGGGAGATGGAGACGCCGGCGCGGACGTTTCTCAACTGGTATCCTCGCGCGGACTACACAGCCTATGCGTTCAACACCCGGCCAGTGGCGCGCAACCCGTGCCAGAAGCCCTTCGTGTACTACCTCGCCTCAGCCCGCTACGACAACGCCCGCCAGACCACCGTCACCGAGTACAAGCGCCACCGCGAGACTCATCCGCTGTGCAAGTGGCGGATGGCTGACCCCTCGGCGCTCGTGGACCGCATCGTCGTCCACAAGAAGCCCGATCCCGGCCTCTGGGACAGA GCTCCGCGGAGGAATTGCTGCAGAGTGTTGTCATCGCCAAAGGATGCGAAGAAGCGAGACAGGTCGATGGTGATTGACGTCGGGACGTGCCAAGAAGACGAGATCAGCGGGATAAATTAA